The following are encoded together in the Periplaneta americana isolate PAMFEO1 chromosome 5, P.americana_PAMFEO1_priV1, whole genome shotgun sequence genome:
- the LOC138700455 gene encoding uncharacterized protein: protein MTSQPEEQPCLRSPPQSLILPPLIFCHHPLSILSPLFLILLIILTVPTASLLAETGSTLLRNTTLTDRHLFFRTTTMSPKESSFRMKPRDSGLSSQPLKPILPVFSCSSGSNSSENEFLEDCRTKTEFDNTTKVISEVTKHFDSSRPYMSSNISDKFERTDKPAFHSSAEIRVNNSVKPDVKTGLPFQKSEKSDLSKVTSYEIKALSSRDLVKTDQSGVNSARENDISSHNLQNAESSGDKSPFTDMYSAKTLENGESFYHMPGGNFDRDPMELSSDISEIYEGQKLSLRVKLRKNATLLAKSQNYDEIVERQPEYPVNLTTLYKLQLLSDANESSLDAFTKPSKSVVPKSESDIFKYENITTIDFQNYFRTKDLNSTKKQMYGTYVSKNISQRSVQNVPNQMKTMSLMNSKIGKSSSISSTLSQLSTSTTNKTWNNLERITLLGLFEMTTRNGERAEGRSELAAARLAISHINQKQLLPGYQLELITNDTKVTRMFLPIVEN from the coding sequence ATGACGTCACAGCCAGAAGAGCAGCCGTGTCTCCGATCGCCGCCCCAGTCTCTCATCCTTCCTCCCTTGATTTTTTGTCATCACCCTCTGTCAATCCTTTCACCCCTCTTCCTAATTCTACTGATAATTCTCACTGTGCCAACTGCGTCCCTGCTTGCAGAAACAGGCAGCACCTTGCTCAGAAACACAACACTTACCGACCGTCACTTGTTCTTTAGAACAACTACTATGTCGCCAAAAGAGTCTTCCTTCAGAATGAAACCTAGGGATTCCGGATTAAGTTCCCAGCCTCTTAAACCCATACTTCCAGTGTTTTCGTGTTCATCTGGTTCAAACAGTAgtgaaaatgaatttttagaaGATTGTCGAACCAAAACAGAATTTGATAATACTACAAAAGTGATTTCAGAAGTTACAAAACATTTTGATAGCAGTAGACCGTATATGTCATCAAACATTAGTGATAAATTTGAAAGAACAGATAAACCTGCATTCCATTCTAGTGCTGAAATACGTGTGAACAATTCAGTAAAACCAGATGTAAAAACTGGTCTTCCATTCCAGAAGAGCGAAAAAAGTGATTTGTCCAAAGTTACAAGTTATGAGATCAAGGCATTGTCTTCCAGAGATTTGGTGAAAACAGATCAATCGGGAGTGAACTCTGcaagagaaaatgacatttcttcaCATAATTTGCAAAATGCAGAATCATCAGGTGATAAAAGTCCATTTACTGATATGTATAGTGCAAAGACTTTAGAGAATGGAGAATCATTCTATCATATGCCAGGAGGAAATTTTGATAGAGATCCCATGGAACTGTCGAGTGATATATCAGAAATTTATGAAGGCCAAAAATTGTCTCTTCGAGTGAAACTAAGAAAAAACGCAACGTTGTTAGCCAAATCACAAAATTATGACGAAATTGTTGAGAGACAGCCGGAATATCCAGTCAATTTGACGACTTTATATAAATTACAGCTTTTAAGTGATGCGAATGAGAGTTCATTGGATGCATTTACAAAACCCTCCAAATCAGTGGTGCCAAAAAGTGAATCAGATATATTCAAATATGAAAACATAACTACGATAGACTTTCAGAACTACTTTCGAACGAAGGACTTGAATTCGACGAAAAAACAAATGTACGGGACTTACGTAAGTAAAAATATTTCCCAGAGATCAGTGCAAAATGTACCAAATCAGATGAAGACGATGTCTCTTATGAACTCAAAAATAGGAAAATCTTCAAGTATTTCATCGACATTATCACAGCTTTCGACATCTACAACAAATAAGACGTGGAACAACTTGGAACGTATTACGCTCTTGGGGTTGTTTGAGATGACAACCCGCAATGGAGAACGAGCTGAGGGTCGCAGTGAGCTGGCTGCGGCGCGTCTTGCAATCAGCCACATCAACCAGAAACAACTTCTGCCTGGGTATCAGTTGGAACTCATTACAAACGACACAAAGGTAACCAGAATGTTTTTACCTATAGTagaaaattag